A section of the Rhodobacteraceae bacterium M382 genome encodes:
- the tldD gene encoding metalloprotease TldD, with product MTTTSDTQFRPFDTSLPLDEAEGILRHATDGADDGEIFVERRKSEALVFDDGRLRTASYDASEGFGLRAVRGEVAGYAHSTDVSIPALKRAAETARLAVGDGGGTLAAAPAPTNRRLYTDADPIAAMDFPLKIDTLKEIDAYARDLDQRVVQVSATLAASLQEIQILRPDGVHLSDTRPMTRVNVSVIVEHNGRRESGSAGGGGRIGLDGLVDPADWQAKVREALRIAVVNLDAEPAPAGVMEVALGPGWPGILLHEAIGHGLEGDFNRKGSSAFAGLLGQQVAAPGVTVLDDGTIADRRGSISIDDEGTPSQKNTLIEDGILVGYMQDRQNARLMGVAPTGNGRRQSYAHAPMPRMTNTYMLGGDANPDDLVAEIKDGIWAVGFGGGQVDITNGKFVFSCTEAYRVQNGKIGAPVKGATLIGDGASALKRIRGLGNDMALDPGMGNCGKAGQWVPVGVGQPTVLMDGLTVGGAAA from the coding sequence ATGACAACGACGTCTGATACCCAATTTCGCCCGTTTGACACCTCTCTGCCGCTGGATGAGGCCGAAGGGATTCTGCGTCACGCCACCGACGGGGCCGACGATGGAGAGATTTTTGTCGAACGACGCAAATCCGAAGCGCTGGTGTTTGACGACGGGCGGCTGCGCACCGCCAGCTATGATGCCTCCGAGGGCTTTGGACTAAGGGCCGTGCGTGGCGAAGTCGCCGGATATGCCCATTCCACCGACGTGTCGATCCCGGCGCTGAAACGGGCGGCCGAAACCGCGCGTCTGGCGGTTGGCGACGGCGGCGGAACCTTGGCAGCTGCCCCGGCCCCCACCAATCGCAGGCTCTACACCGATGCCGATCCGATTGCGGCCATGGATTTCCCGCTGAAAATCGACACGCTCAAGGAAATTGATGCCTACGCACGTGATCTGGATCAAAGAGTGGTTCAGGTGTCGGCGACTCTGGCTGCCTCGCTTCAGGAAATTCAGATCCTGCGCCCAGACGGGGTACATCTGAGCGACACCCGCCCGATGACCCGTGTCAACGTGTCGGTCATTGTAGAGCACAACGGTCGTCGCGAAAGCGGAAGCGCCGGGGGCGGTGGCCGGATTGGGCTGGATGGGCTGGTGGATCCCGCCGATTGGCAGGCCAAGGTCCGCGAAGCTCTGCGTATCGCGGTGGTCAATCTGGATGCTGAACCGGCCCCGGCGGGCGTGATGGAAGTGGCGCTCGGCCCCGGATGGCCCGGTATCCTGCTGCACGAAGCGATCGGCCATGGGTTGGAAGGGGATTTCAACCGCAAAGGATCGTCCGCCTTTGCCGGTCTTCTGGGTCAGCAGGTCGCCGCCCCAGGGGTCACCGTGTTGGACGACGGAACAATCGCCGACCGGCGCGGATCGATCAGCATCGATGACGAAGGAACACCATCGCAAAAGAACACGTTGATAGAAGACGGTATTCTTGTCGGCTATATGCAGGATCGCCAGAATGCCCGCCTGATGGGAGTCGCCCCCACTGGCAACGGTCGCCGCCAAAGCTATGCTCATGCGCCGATGCCGCGGATGACCAACACCTATATGTTGGGGGGCGACGCCAACCCGGATGATTTGGTGGCCGAAATCAAGGATGGGATCTGGGCCGTTGGGTTTGGCGGCGGCCAGGTCGATATCACCAATGGCAAATTTGTTTTCTCCTGTACCGAAGCCTACCGCGTTCAAAACGGCAAAATCGGCGCTCCGGTCAAAGGGGCGACATTGATTGGGGATGGTGCTTCGGCGTTGAAACGCATTCGCGGCCTCGGCAATGACATGGCGCTGGATCCCGGCATGGGCAATTGTGGCAAGGCCGGGCAATGGGTCCCGGTCGGTGTCGGACAGCCCACGGTGTTGATGGATGGGCTCACCGTCGGGGGGGCAGCCGCCTGA
- the coxB gene encoding cytochrome c oxidase subunit II has protein sequence MKNALTLSGLFAGLLSLPAAAQDAAQSIGKPVPGGLGFQPAATELARDLQSLDYLILVIITAICIFVIGLVLWVIVRYNQRANPTPASFSHYTPVEIAWTLGPIIILVFIGAFSLPVLFKQQEIPEADITIKVTGYQWYWGYEYVDEGFGFESFLLPKDELAENGYQPDEYLLATDTKVVVPIGKTIVMQVTAADVIHSWTIPAFGVKQDGVPGRLAELWFAAEKEGIYFGQCSELCGKDHAYMPITVQVVSQEAYEAWLAEAKEEYASLPQTYQVAMK, from the coding sequence ATGAAGAACGCTTTGACGCTTTCGGGCCTTTTTGCCGGCCTGCTGAGCTTGCCCGCCGCCGCACAAGACGCCGCGCAATCCATTGGTAAACCTGTTCCCGGCGGACTGGGTTTCCAACCTGCTGCCACGGAATTGGCACGCGATTTGCAATCGCTGGATTATTTGATCCTGGTCATCATTACTGCCATCTGTATCTTTGTGATCGGATTGGTGCTGTGGGTGATCGTTCGCTATAACCAGCGTGCCAACCCGACACCGGCCAGCTTTTCGCATTACACACCTGTAGAAATCGCCTGGACCCTGGGCCCGATCATCATCCTGGTGTTCATCGGTGCGTTTTCGTTGCCGGTGCTGTTCAAACAGCAGGAAATCCCCGAAGCAGACATCACCATCAAGGTGACGGGCTACCAGTGGTACTGGGGCTATGAATATGTTGACGAGGGTTTTGGCTTTGAAAGCTTCCTGCTGCCCAAGGACGAATTGGCCGAAAACGGGTACCAACCTGATGAATATCTGCTGGCCACCGACACCAAAGTCGTCGTGCCGATCGGCAAAACCATCGTGATGCAGGTGACTGCTGCCGATGTGATCCATTCCTGGACCATTCCCGCCTTTGGCGTAAAACAGGACGGTGTGCCCGGACGTTTGGCCGAACTGTGGTTCGCAGCCGAAAAAGAAGGCATCTATTTTGGTCAGTGTTCGGAACTGTGCGGCAAGGATCACGCCTATATGCCGATCACCGTCCAGGTTGTGAGCCAGGAAGCCTATGAGGCCTGGTTGGCAGAAGCCAAAGAAGAATACGCCTCTTTGCCGCAGACCTATCAGGTTGCAATGAAGTGA
- the cyoE gene encoding heme o synthase, which translates to MSDASFNASQAYEDEASFGDYFALLKPRVMSLVVFTALVGLVAAPVSVNPFVAFCAILFIAIGGGASGALNMWWDADIDAIMKRTKKRPIPAGKVGSEEAMQIGLALSAMSCVMLALATNIFAGLFLAFTIFFYVVVYTMWLKRLTPQNIVIGGAAGAFPPVIGWIAATGSMDVEPWLMFALTFMWTPPHFWALALFMRSDYDDAGVPMLTVTHGRRATRTHILVYTALLALFAVGAAFSDIGGPIYLTVAVVLNALFLRGAWKITRRDEDASEADNFKVERSFFKLSLLYLFLHFGAVLVEAILKPFGLGGW; encoded by the coding sequence ATGAGCGACGCAAGCTTTAATGCCAGCCAGGCCTACGAGGACGAAGCCAGCTTTGGTGACTATTTCGCCCTGCTCAAGCCACGGGTGATGTCGCTTGTGGTGTTCACGGCGCTTGTCGGTTTGGTCGCCGCACCGGTTTCTGTGAACCCATTTGTTGCCTTTTGTGCCATCCTGTTTATCGCCATTGGCGGCGGGGCTTCGGGTGCTTTGAACATGTGGTGGGACGCCGATATCGACGCCATCATGAAGCGGACCAAAAAGCGTCCGATTCCCGCGGGCAAGGTCGGCTCTGAAGAAGCCATGCAGATCGGTCTGGCGCTATCGGCCATGTCCTGTGTGATGCTGGCGCTGGCAACCAATATCTTTGCCGGTCTGTTCCTGGCCTTTACCATCTTCTTTTACGTTGTCGTTTACACCATGTGGCTGAAACGGCTGACGCCACAGAACATCGTGATTGGCGGCGCTGCCGGAGCTTTCCCGCCGGTCATCGGCTGGATCGCGGCCACCGGATCGATGGACGTTGAACCCTGGCTGATGTTCGCTTTGACGTTCATGTGGACGCCGCCGCATTTCTGGGCTCTGGCCTTGTTCATGCGTTCGGACTACGACGATGCTGGTGTGCCGATGCTGACCGTGACCCATGGACGCCGCGCGACCCGCACACATATTCTGGTTTATACGGCACTGTTGGCCCTGTTTGCGGTGGGCGCGGCGTTCTCGGACATTGGCGGGCCGATCTATCTGACCGTCGCCGTGGTGCTGAACGCCCTGTTCCTTCGTGGGGCCTGGAAGATTACGCGCCGTGACGAAGACGCGTCAGAAGCCGACAACTTCAAAGTTGAACGCAGCTTCTTCAAACTCTCGCTTCTGTATCTGTTCCTGCACTTTGGTGCGGTGCTGGTCGAAGCGATCCTGAAACCCTTTGGTCTGGGAGGCTGGTAA
- a CDS encoding cytochrome c oxidase assembly protein: MALQGPQKTVVQLVAVVVTMGALAWASVPFYDWFCRVTGFGGVTGVATKGSDEILTKTIKVRFDASKERDFPWEFKPVQREMTIRIGETGLAFYEAYNPTDRPIAGAASYNVTPYSAGGFFEKIQCFCFNEQILQPGERVEMPVTFFVDPEIVDDRDGKYVHTITLSYTFYEIDLPEGYAALDGQTENKMN, encoded by the coding sequence ATGGCGTTGCAGGGTCCCCAGAAAACCGTAGTGCAATTGGTGGCTGTTGTTGTCACCATGGGCGCTTTGGCGTGGGCGTCCGTTCCGTTTTACGACTGGTTCTGCCGGGTCACCGGATTTGGCGGCGTCACTGGCGTTGCAACCAAAGGATCAGACGAGATCCTGACCAAGACGATCAAAGTGCGCTTTGACGCCTCCAAGGAACGTGATTTCCCATGGGAATTCAAACCGGTCCAACGCGAGATGACCATCCGCATTGGTGAAACCGGGCTGGCCTTTTACGAGGCCTACAACCCCACCGACCGTCCCATTGCCGGGGCTGCGTCCTATAATGTGACGCCTTATTCGGCCGGGGGGTTCTTTGAGAAGATACAGTGTTTCTGCTTTAACGAGCAGATCCTGCAACCGGGGGAGCGGGTGGAAATGCCTGTAACCTTCTTTGTCGACCCGGAAATCGTTGATGACCGGGACGGAAAATACGTGCATACGATCACGCTTTCGTACACGTTCTATGAAATTGATCTGCCCGAGGGCTATGCCGCTCTTGATGGACAGACAGAAAACAAAATGAACTAA
- a CDS encoding cytochrome c oxidase subunit 3, which translates to MAHAKNHDFHILPPSILPFMGALGGFIMLFGAVMWMHDITPYMFWIGLAMVLYVMYDWWSKVVAESKIGDHTKVVRIGLRYGFILFVMSEVMFFVAWFWSFFKHAMYPMETYAGTEYVAPYILPVDPFHLPLINTLILLLSGCAVTWAHHALVHGNDRKALVQGLTIGILLGIAFTGLQAYEYAHLLHEGWQFGGDEFYSNFFMATGFHGFHVLIGTIFLIVCLIRAMKGDFTPEQHVGFEAAAWYWHFVDVVWLFLFFAVYLWGTAGL; encoded by the coding sequence ATGGCGCACGCTAAAAATCACGATTTTCACATTCTGCCCCCGTCGATTCTGCCCTTTATGGGCGCGTTGGGTGGCTTCATCATGCTGTTTGGCGCAGTCATGTGGATGCACGATATCACCCCCTACATGTTCTGGATCGGCCTCGCGATGGTCCTGTATGTCATGTATGACTGGTGGTCCAAAGTTGTCGCTGAAAGCAAGATCGGCGATCACACCAAAGTGGTCCGTATCGGCCTGCGCTATGGCTTCATCCTGTTTGTGATGTCCGAAGTCATGTTCTTTGTCGCCTGGTTCTGGTCGTTCTTCAAACACGCCATGTACCCGATGGAGACCTATGCCGGCACCGAATATGTCGCGCCTTATATCCTGCCGGTGGATCCATTCCACCTGCCGCTGATCAATACGCTGATCCTGCTGTTGTCGGGCTGTGCCGTAACCTGGGCACACCACGCGCTGGTACATGGCAATGACCGCAAGGCATTGGTTCAGGGTCTGACCATCGGCATTCTGCTGGGCATCGCATTCACCGGGCTGCAGGCGTATGAATACGCACACCTGCTGCACGAAGGGTGGCAGTTCGGCGGGGACGAATTCTATTCGAACTTCTTTATGGCCACGGGTTTCCACGGCTTCCACGTTCTGATCGGGACTATCTTTCTGATCGTCTGCCTGATCCGTGCAATGAAGGGTGATTTCACCCCTGAACAGCACGTCGGTTTCGAGGCTGCTGCCTGGTACTGGCACTTTGTGGACGTTGTTTGGCTGTTCCTGTTCTTTGCTGTGTACCTGTGGGGCACTGCAGGTCTGTAA
- a CDS encoding SURF1 family protein, whose amino-acid sequence MRRFLFVIFGLVGLGILLSLGTWQVRRLAWKEAVLSEIETRIAAAPVALPMTLNPEADRYLPVQITGELLEGEIHVLVSLKRVGAGYRVIAPMATGDRVILVDRGFIDLEDKDTPRTLGEVAVTGNLHWPQEIDSYTPDPDFDANIWFARDVDMLSAALGTEPVLVIARSKTDPAIMPLPVSTTGIPNDHLQYVITWYGLALVWASMMTFFFWRTRAAKTS is encoded by the coding sequence ATGCGTCGTTTTCTATTCGTCATCTTTGGCCTGGTTGGTCTGGGTATCCTGCTGTCTCTGGGGACATGGCAGGTGCGCCGTCTGGCCTGGAAAGAGGCTGTGCTGTCCGAAATTGAAACCCGAATTGCTGCCGCGCCAGTTGCGTTGCCCATGACCCTGAACCCCGAAGCAGACCGGTATCTGCCTGTGCAGATCACGGGTGAATTGCTGGAGGGGGAAATTCACGTTCTGGTGTCTCTGAAACGGGTTGGTGCCGGGTATCGTGTCATTGCACCGATGGCGACTGGGGACCGGGTTATTCTCGTGGATCGCGGGTTTATCGATCTCGAAGACAAGGACACCCCGCGCACCCTGGGCGAGGTGGCGGTGACCGGCAATCTGCATTGGCCCCAGGAAATCGACAGCTATACGCCGGATCCGGATTTTGACGCCAACATCTGGTTTGCCCGCGATGTGGACATGTTGTCGGCGGCATTGGGCACCGAACCTGTTCTGGTTATTGCGCGATCCAAAACAGACCCTGCGATCATGCCACTGCCTGTCAGCACGACAGGCATCCCGAATGACCACCTGCAATATGTCATCACCTGGTACGGGTTGGCCCTGGTTTGGGCGTCCATGATGACCTTTTTCTTCTGGCGCACCCGCGCCGCAAAAACGAGCTGA
- the thrC gene encoding threonine synthase has product MKYISTRGQAPELTFEEAMLTGLARDGGLYVPAEIPQMSKGDIAALAGLSYEDTAFRVMWPFVSDSFTEEEFRGCITRAYADFGHAARAPMVQLAPNHFLLELFHGPTLAFKDFAMQLIGQLFQVALKRRGETVTIVGATSGDTGSAAIEAFRGLDAVNVFILYPHGRVSEVQRRQMTTPGDSNVHALAVDGDFDDCQARVKDMFNDFEFRDGVKLAGVNSINFARVLAQVVYYFYSAVALGAPEREVSFTVPTGNFGDIFAGFIAKQMGLPIDRLVVATNQNDILHRCLSGQGYFKGDTIPSISPSMDIQVSSNFERALFYAYGRDGAAVAQLMDELGQGGFNVSQGAMQALSEAYDSGRCSEDETLATIKAQTAASGELLCPHSAVGVKVADEVRGSTPMVTLATAHPAKFPAAVEKASGVYPALPTRMADLYDRPERVTRIGSDLATLEDHIRKTIAN; this is encoded by the coding sequence ATGAAATACATCTCGACCCGGGGCCAAGCGCCCGAGCTGACATTCGAAGAGGCCATGCTGACCGGGCTGGCCCGCGACGGGGGGCTGTATGTCCCGGCAGAGATCCCGCAGATGTCCAAGGGTGACATCGCGGCGCTGGCCGGGCTCAGCTATGAGGACACCGCGTTCCGGGTGATGTGGCCGTTTGTCTCTGACAGCTTTACCGAAGAAGAATTCCGTGGCTGTATCACCCGCGCCTATGCCGATTTTGGCCATGCGGCCCGCGCGCCCATGGTGCAACTGGCCCCGAACCACTTTCTGCTCGAACTGTTCCACGGCCCGACGCTGGCGTTCAAGGATTTCGCCATGCAGTTGATCGGTCAGCTGTTTCAGGTGGCGCTGAAACGGCGCGGTGAAACCGTGACCATCGTCGGCGCAACGTCGGGCGACACTGGATCGGCCGCGATCGAGGCGTTCCGGGGGCTGGACGCGGTCAACGTGTTTATCCTGTACCCGCATGGCCGCGTGTCCGAAGTGCAGCGTCGCCAGATGACCACGCCGGGTGACAGCAATGTGCATGCACTGGCAGTGGATGGAGATTTTGACGATTGCCAGGCCCGCGTCAAAGACATGTTCAACGACTTTGAGTTCCGCGATGGCGTCAAATTGGCTGGGGTGAATTCGATCAACTTTGCCCGGGTGCTGGCGCAGGTGGTCTATTACTTCTATTCTGCTGTGGCTTTGGGTGCGCCGGAACGCGAGGTGTCCTTTACCGTGCCCACCGGCAATTTCGGCGACATCTTTGCAGGCTTCATTGCCAAACAAATGGGGCTGCCGATTGATCGTCTGGTGGTTGCCACCAACCAGAACGACATTCTGCACCGCTGCCTGTCCGGGCAGGGCTATTTCAAGGGCGACACCATTCCGTCGATCAGCCCATCGATGGATATTCAGGTCAGCTCGAACTTTGAACGTGCGTTGTTCTATGCCTATGGCCGCGATGGTGCCGCCGTTGCGCAGCTGATGGATGAGCTGGGGCAGGGCGGGTTCAATGTCTCGCAAGGGGCGATGCAGGCGCTGTCCGAGGCCTATGATTCGGGGCGGTGTTCCGAGGACGAGACACTGGCCACCATCAAGGCCCAGACCGCCGCATCGGGTGAATTGCTGTGCCCGCATTCGGCTGTGGGTGTCAAAGTCGCAGATGAGGTCCGCGGGAGCACGCCAATGGTGACTTTGGCCACGGCGCATCCGGCAAAATTCCCCGCTGCGGTGGAAAAAGCGTCCGGCGTGTATCCGGCTCTTCCCACGCGCATGGCAGATCTGTATGACAGGCCGGAACGGGTGACCCGGATCGGCAGCGATCTGGCCACTCTCGAGGATCATATCAGAAAGACAATCGCGAATTGA
- a CDS encoding insulinase family protein, translating into MTVQHHQLANGFRIVTEHMPGLQSAAIGIWVTAGGRHERLEQNGIAHFLEHMAFKGTTTRSALQIAEEIEDVGGYINAYTSREVTAYYARVLQADVPLALDVISDILMNPIFDPREIEVERGVILQEIGQAYDTPDDVIFDWLQEESYRDQALGRTILGPSERVRAFNQADLSAFIKEHYGPGQMILSAAGAVDHDQLVKLAEGLFGGMTPRPSLVADPARFTGGGEARHEKDLEQAHFALAFESPGYRDDEIYTAQIYSSALGGGMSSRLFQEVREHRGLCYTIFAQAGAYADTGTTTIYAGTSADQVAELAGITIDEMKRAADDMSDEEVARARAQMKAGMLMGLESPSNRAERLARLVQIWGRVPDLTETIARIDAVTTQDVRQFAERIATQAPAALALYGPVSQAPTLAQLQERRAA; encoded by the coding sequence TTGACAGTTCAGCACCACCAGCTTGCCAACGGGTTCCGCATCGTCACTGAACATATGCCGGGGCTGCAATCCGCAGCCATCGGTATCTGGGTGACAGCGGGCGGTCGGCACGAGCGGCTGGAACAAAACGGCATCGCCCATTTCCTGGAACATATGGCGTTCAAGGGCACGACCACCCGGTCGGCCCTGCAGATCGCCGAAGAGATCGAGGATGTGGGCGGCTATATCAACGCCTATACTTCGCGCGAGGTAACGGCCTATTACGCGCGGGTGTTGCAGGCGGATGTGCCGCTGGCGCTGGACGTGATTTCCGACATCCTGATGAATCCCATCTTTGACCCGCGCGAGATCGAGGTCGAACGCGGTGTGATCCTGCAGGAAATCGGTCAGGCCTATGACACGCCGGACGATGTGATCTTTGATTGGTTGCAGGAAGAAAGCTATCGCGATCAGGCGTTGGGGCGGACCATTCTGGGCCCCTCTGAACGGGTGCGTGCGTTCAATCAGGCGGATCTGTCGGCGTTTATCAAAGAGCATTATGGCCCGGGTCAGATGATCCTGTCGGCTGCGGGTGCAGTGGATCACGACCAACTGGTCAAATTGGCCGAAGGTCTGTTTGGCGGTATGACACCCCGGCCCAGCCTGGTGGCCGATCCTGCCCGCTTTACCGGTGGGGGCGAGGCGCGTCACGAAAAGGATCTGGAACAGGCCCATTTCGCTTTGGCGTTCGAAAGCCCCGGGTATCGCGACGACGAAATCTATACGGCGCAGATTTATTCCAGTGCCCTGGGTGGCGGCATGTCGAGCCGCCTGTTCCAGGAGGTGCGCGAACATCGCGGCCTGTGTTACACGATCTTTGCCCAGGCCGGTGCCTATGCGGATACCGGGACCACCACGATTTATGCCGGTACGTCGGCGGATCAGGTTGCTGAGCTGGCGGGGATCACGATTGACGAGATGAAACGCGCCGCAGACGATATGTCGGACGAAGAAGTCGCCCGCGCCCGCGCCCAAATGAAGGCCGGGATGCTGATGGGGCTGGAAAGCCCGTCAAACCGCGCCGAACGTCTGGCGCGACTGGTGCAGATTTGGGGTCGCGTGCCCGATCTGACCGAAACAATCGCCCGGATTGACGCGGTGACCACACAGGACGTGCGTCAATTTGCGGAACGGATCGCGACACAGGCCCCAGCGGCTTTGGCGCTGTATGGTCCGGTGTCACAGGCACCGACATTGGCGCAACTGCAGGAGAGGCGTGCGGCCTGA
- a CDS encoding GNAT family N-acetyltransferase, translated as MLLGKRKIRVETERLTLRPPVHSDFRDWANLRLDSQAFLTPWEPSWAADHLTRKSFTNRVYWAQRSISNGSAVPLFLFRRSDEQLIGAITLDNIRRGPAQAGTLGYWIGQRHARQGYMREAIEAVLHHAFTKLDLSRAEAACLPENQASRGVLEKSGFKYEGVAQSYLQINGRWRTHVLYAALRSDRRGRTGAG; from the coding sequence ATGCTTCTTGGCAAGCGCAAGATCCGGGTCGAAACCGAGAGGCTGACTTTGCGGCCTCCGGTTCATTCGGATTTTCGCGACTGGGCCAATCTGCGGCTGGACAGCCAGGCGTTCTTGACGCCTTGGGAGCCCAGCTGGGCCGCCGATCATCTCACGCGCAAATCTTTTACCAATCGGGTCTATTGGGCGCAGAGGTCGATTTCAAATGGGTCGGCCGTGCCGCTGTTCCTGTTTCGGCGCAGCGATGAACAACTGATCGGGGCCATAACGCTGGACAATATTCGACGCGGCCCGGCCCAGGCCGGGACGCTGGGCTATTGGATCGGGCAACGCCATGCGCGCCAAGGATATATGCGCGAAGCAATCGAAGCGGTCCTGCATCACGCCTTTACCAAACTGGACCTGAGCCGCGCCGAAGCGGCCTGTCTGCCGGAAAATCAGGCCTCGCGCGGGGTGCTGGAAAAATCAGGGTTCAAATACGAAGGCGTGGCGCAATCCTATTTGCAGATCAACGGCCGCTGGCGCACCCATGTGCTGTATGCGGCCCTGCGCAGCGATCGGCGCGGGCGTACGGGCGCTGGTTAA
- a CDS encoding FAD-binding oxidoreductase — protein sequence MILNPADEGFAARLRGQLPEDILSPPTAGYLEEPRGVYFGQGGLLARPRTTQQVASLIRAAHAARVAVVPFGGGTGLVGGQVMPNAAPLIVSLERMNKIRSVHPSENVLIAEAGAVLAEVQQAALDQDRLFPLSLAAEGSCRIGGNLATNAGGVNVLRYGNARDLCLGLEAVLPDGRIWNGLTRLRKDNTGYDLRNLLVGSEGTLGIITATALKLYPVPAERGTAILTVTSPAAALQLLSMARGRVGEAVSAFELIHAQGLAFLQETVPEVRHPFDTAPEWSVLIELGLTEGQHAATALEELFSQAFEAGVVQDGVIAQSEAQRRDLWNIREHIPVANKRVGSVSSHDISIPISAIPDFIDRGRTRIAELGTFRINCFGHLGDGNLHYNVFPPKGHNRAEYAEQKPVVQQAIHDLVHEFDGSISAEHGIGRLKAEDLVRYGDPVRLAAMQSIKTVLDPHGIMNPGAVLKPAGT from the coding sequence ATGATATTGAACCCGGCAGATGAAGGCTTTGCCGCGCGGCTGCGCGGACAACTGCCTGAAGACATTCTTTCGCCCCCTACGGCGGGCTATCTCGAAGAGCCACGCGGCGTCTATTTTGGGCAGGGTGGATTGTTGGCGCGTCCTCGTACGACGCAACAGGTGGCCTCTCTGATACGCGCAGCACATGCGGCCAGGGTCGCAGTGGTCCCCTTTGGTGGCGGCACGGGTTTGGTTGGCGGTCAGGTGATGCCGAACGCGGCCCCTTTGATCGTCTCGTTGGAGCGGATGAACAAGATACGAAGCGTACATCCGTCGGAGAATGTGCTGATCGCCGAAGCAGGCGCGGTTCTGGCCGAGGTGCAGCAGGCCGCGCTGGATCAGGATCGGCTGTTTCCCCTGTCACTGGCCGCCGAAGGGTCCTGTCGTATCGGCGGCAATCTGGCCACCAACGCAGGGGGTGTGAATGTGTTGCGGTATGGCAATGCACGTGACTTGTGTCTGGGGCTCGAAGCCGTGCTGCCCGATGGGCGGATCTGGAACGGGTTGACGCGGCTACGCAAGGACAACACCGGCTATGATTTGCGCAACCTTCTGGTTGGGTCCGAGGGCACATTGGGGATCATCACCGCAACCGCGTTAAAGCTGTATCCGGTGCCGGCAGAACGTGGCACAGCGATTTTGACCGTGACCTCACCAGCTGCAGCTTTGCAGCTGCTATCCATGGCGCGGGGGCGGGTAGGCGAGGCGGTCAGCGCCTTTGAGCTGATCCATGCGCAAGGCCTGGCCTTTCTGCAAGAGACCGTTCCAGAGGTACGACACCCGTTTGACACGGCACCAGAATGGTCGGTGTTGATCGAGTTGGGGCTGACAGAGGGACAGCATGCCGCAACGGCACTGGAGGAGCTGTTTAGCCAGGCCTTTGAGGCGGGGGTTGTGCAGGACGGTGTGATTGCCCAATCCGAAGCGCAGCGCCGCGACCTGTGGAATATCCGTGAACATATTCCTGTTGCAAACAAACGGGTCGGATCTGTGTCGAGCCATGACATTTCGATCCCGATCAGCGCGATTCCGGACTTTATTGACCGCGGGCGGACGCGGATTGCCGAATTGGGGACCTTCCGGATCAACTGTTTTGGCCACCTAGGCGACGGCAATCTGCATTACAACGTGTTTCCGCCAAAGGGACACAACCGGGCAGAATATGCAGAGCAAAAGCCTGTGGTGCAGCAGGCGATCCACGACCTGGTGCATGAGTTCGACGGATCAATCAGCGCCGAACACGGCATCGGGCGGCTCAAGGCCGAAGATCTGGTGCGCTATGGTGATCCGGTGCGGCTGGCGGCGATGCAGTCGATCAAGACGGTACTGGACCCGCATGGAATCATGAATCCCGGCGCAGTGTTGAAACCTGCCGGGACCTGA
- a CDS encoding adenine phosphoribosyltransferase, translated as MPKRKTVQDYIRTIVDFPHEGILFRDVTTLFSDPRGFRMAIDQMLHPYAGERIDKVVGLEARGFILGGAIAHQLSVGFVPIRKKGKLPGTTISQEYKLEYGEAIVEIHDDAIQPGEKILVVDDLLATGGTASAGIKLIERLGGEIISCAFIVDLPDLGGRKVLEDMGMDVHVLCEFEGE; from the coding sequence ATGCCCAAAAGAAAAACCGTTCAGGATTACATCCGGACCATTGTCGATTTTCCACACGAAGGAATTCTGTTTCGCGATGTGACCACCCTGTTCTCGGACCCGCGCGGTTTTCGCATGGCCATCGACCAGATGCTGCACCCCTATGCGGGCGAACGCATCGACAAGGTGGTGGGACTGGAAGCCCGCGGATTTATCCTGGGCGGTGCCATTGCGCATCAGCTGAGCGTTGGGTTTGTACCGATCCGCAAAAAGGGCAAGCTGCCGGGCACCACCATCAGCCAAGAGTACAAGCTGGAATACGGCGAAGCGATTGTCGAAATCCATGATGACGCGATTCAACCCGGCGAAAAGATCCTGGTGGTCGATGATCTGCTGGCCACGGGCGGCACAGCGTCGGCGGGAATCAAGCTGATCGAACGCCTGGGCGGCGAAATCATATCTTGTGCCTTTATTGTCGATCTGCCGGATCTGGGCGGGCGCAAGGTACTCGAAGACATGGGAATGGACGTACATGTCCTGTGCGAATTCGAGGGCGAATAA